A genomic stretch from Maniola jurtina chromosome 26, ilManJurt1.1, whole genome shotgun sequence includes:
- the LOC123878527 gene encoding uncharacterized protein LOC123878527 isoform X1 has protein sequence MARKTLCRKLLVPIMMVLLCVQVNGKASEESVEVKTTNKNDVSGLLFADELKQIIERYMFGICPQPYKLRWSQMVGQGKKNITASGCDLDVDQHDLAARLATLALRAHSAARADCTRFGAALASTLGELARSASNRNVLAAAVASENKKRKLSKSQKKQIAAKQRTALAVKKKAAAVAAANAAKMAAGATSSINH, from the exons ATGGCAAGAAAAACATTATGTCGAAAACTGTTAGTGCCGATTATGATGGTGCTATTGTGCGTTCAAGTTAATGGAAAAGCTTCGGAGGAAAGTGTGGAAGTTAAGACAACTAATAAG AATGACGTGTCGGGGCTCCTGTTCGCGGACGAGCTGAAGCAAATCATCGAGAGATACATGTTCGGCATCTGCCCGCAGCCTTACAAG ttGCGTTGGTCGCAGATGGTGGGGCAGGGCAAGAAGAACATCACTGCCAGCGGCTGCGACCTGGACGTGGACCAGCACGACCTGGCCGCCAG GTTGGCAACACTAGCGCTGCGCGCGCACTCCGCAGCGCGAGCGGACTGCACGCGGTTCGGCGCGGCGCTCGCCAGCACGCTCGGTGAGCTTGCTCGGAGCGCCTCCAATAGAAACGTGCTGGCAGCTG CAGTAGCGAGTGAAAACAAGAAGCGTAAGCTATCGAAGAGTCAGAAGAAGCAGATCGCAGCGAAGCAGCGCACCGCGCTCGCCGTCAAGAAGAAGGCGGCCGCTGTGGCTGCCGCCAACGCTGCCAAGATGGCCGCCGGCGCTACTTCGTCCATTAACCATTAA
- the LOC123878527 gene encoding uncharacterized protein LOC123878527 isoform X2: MARKTLCRKLLVPIMMVLLCVQVNGKASEESVEVKTTNKNDVSGLLFADELKQIIERYMFGICPQPYKMVGQGKKNITASGCDLDVDQHDLAARLATLALRAHSAARADCTRFGAALASTLGELARSASNRNVLAAAVASENKKRKLSKSQKKQIAAKQRTALAVKKKAAAVAAANAAKMAAGATSSINH, from the exons ATGGCAAGAAAAACATTATGTCGAAAACTGTTAGTGCCGATTATGATGGTGCTATTGTGCGTTCAAGTTAATGGAAAAGCTTCGGAGGAAAGTGTGGAAGTTAAGACAACTAATAAG AATGACGTGTCGGGGCTCCTGTTCGCGGACGAGCTGAAGCAAATCATCGAGAGATACATGTTCGGCATCTGCCCGCAGCCTTACAAG ATGGTGGGGCAGGGCAAGAAGAACATCACTGCCAGCGGCTGCGACCTGGACGTGGACCAGCACGACCTGGCCGCCAG GTTGGCAACACTAGCGCTGCGCGCGCACTCCGCAGCGCGAGCGGACTGCACGCGGTTCGGCGCGGCGCTCGCCAGCACGCTCGGTGAGCTTGCTCGGAGCGCCTCCAATAGAAACGTGCTGGCAGCTG CAGTAGCGAGTGAAAACAAGAAGCGTAAGCTATCGAAGAGTCAGAAGAAGCAGATCGCAGCGAAGCAGCGCACCGCGCTCGCCGTCAAGAAGAAGGCGGCCGCTGTGGCTGCCGCCAACGCTGCCAAGATGGCCGCCGGCGCTACTTCGTCCATTAACCATTAA
- the LOC123878521 gene encoding uncharacterized protein LOC123878521: MFCIQEADSLHSEPFRTSDKDPLNQSDSSDDEPTSKRLKLTPEFNLQVYQIPAFSTPKSLTIFPTTTNTLPKFVNNPLNLANPLAFATNNLHTNNIVKSLHSRYSLPAKLTITPVTKPVDGEVVRYKKNGEIAKKRGPPKGYKRKPKILTQSFTQGAVLQAQNTILTSLLAANTTLTTVTLPPPPPEPRPQPKLPPGTELVELQLDPSDWFPAEPYRMVFSRKKNPKWKSFPYRCEHCFKGYRVVSTLVSHAAERHGSVPKELAIPCPCCPHVSLRRKHHKKHLEQHESRKHRIFCVYCLPPVTSTEPYVKESERFPFDKFPQYWYASEESLRLHKKRKHPYAAMFNYNWFCSWADYAPNS, translated from the exons ATGTTTTGCATCCAAGAAGCAGATTCACTCCATTCGGAGCCCTTCAGAACGTCCGACAAAGACCCTCTCAACCAATCAGACTCCAGCGATGACGAACCAACCTCAAAACGTCTCAAACTCACACCCGAATTCAACTTACAAGTGTATCAAATACCAGCGTTTTCCACACCAAAGTCCTTAACCATATTCCCAACCACCACAAATACGTTACCAAAATTTGTTAACAACCCGTTAAATCTAGCTAACCCATTAGCATTTGCAACAAATAACTTGCATACAAACAATATCGTTAAAAGTTTGCACAGTCGTTATTCGTTGCCTGCTAAGTTAACTATAACGCCTGTAACAAAACCAGTGGATGGAGAGGTAGTGAGATACAAGAAGAATGGAGAAATTGCTAAGAAGAGAGGTCCTCCCAAAGGTTACAAGCGCAAACCTAAAATACTGACACAGAGTTTCACCCAGGGAGCTGTATTACAG GCCCAGAACACCATACTGACGAGTCTGCTGGCGGCCAACACCACCCTCACCACCGTCACCCTCCCCCCGCCGCCGCCCGAACCCCGCCCACAGCCCAAACTACCGCCAG GGACGGAGCTGGTAGAGCTGCAGTTGGACCCCTCGGACTGGTTCCCGGCGGAGCCCTACAGGATGGTGTTCAGCCGGAAGAAGAACCCCAAGTGGAAGAGCTTCCCCTACCGATGTGAACACTGTTTTAAG GGCTATCGCGTGGTGTCGACGCTGGTGAGCCACGCCGCGGAGCGCCACGGCAGCGTGCCCAAGGAGCTCGCGATCCCGTGCCCGTGCTGCCCGCACGTGTCGCTCCGCAGGAAACACCACAAGAAGCACCTGGAGCAGCACGAGAGCCGGAAACACAGGATATTCTGCGTCTACTGCTTGCCGCCAG TGACCTCAACGGAGCCCTACGTGAAAGAATCCGAGAGGTTTCCGTTCGACAAGTTCCCGCAGTACTGGTACGCGTCGGAAGAGTCCCTCCGTCTGCACAAGAAGAGGAAACACCCCTACGCCGCCATGTTTAACTACAACTGGTTCTGCTCCTGGGCTGACTACGCGCCGAATAGCTAG